One Rhodothermales bacterium genomic region harbors:
- a CDS encoding alpha/beta fold hydrolase has translation MLTTLKRRTLWSAAIAATVVIILVAGPRYEADVNPGPVPVFDDVEEYVTSVESNVPDIWEGAEKQIVWARPDRSRTERSIVYVHGFSATRQEVAPLCDSLAARLDANLFYTRLTGHGRTGEAMADATVGDWLFDLREALAVGRALGRRTVIVASSTGATLAVWAVSGALADEETEDVEALVLMSPNFGPADSRSNMLLMPWGKQLARLVIGEYREWEPYNEQQSRNWTTRYPVGALFPVMASVDAVSRLDPAELKRPILVVYSPNDSVVNTTRIVEWFDGTASAPKALLEIPDTGDPSGHILAGDILSPGTTERLTVVIQQFLDSL, from the coding sequence TTGCTCACGACACTTAAGCGAAGAACGCTGTGGTCTGCTGCCATCGCTGCGACTGTAGTTATCATTCTTGTCGCCGGTCCCCGCTATGAAGCGGACGTCAATCCCGGCCCCGTGCCCGTGTTCGATGATGTCGAGGAGTATGTTACATCCGTCGAGTCAAACGTGCCGGATATATGGGAAGGTGCGGAGAAACAGATTGTGTGGGCCCGGCCGGACAGGTCTCGGACGGAGCGGTCCATCGTATACGTTCACGGGTTCTCGGCCACCCGGCAGGAGGTGGCGCCGCTGTGCGACTCGCTGGCCGCGAGGCTGGACGCCAACCTGTTCTATACCAGGCTCACCGGGCATGGGCGGACCGGTGAAGCGATGGCTGATGCGACTGTCGGTGATTGGCTCTTTGATCTGCGCGAAGCGCTTGCTGTTGGCCGCGCCCTCGGGCGACGTACCGTAATTGTAGCCTCTTCGACCGGCGCTACACTTGCAGTCTGGGCAGTGTCTGGGGCTCTGGCGGACGAGGAGACGGAAGATGTTGAGGCGCTCGTTCTGATGTCTCCGAACTTCGGTCCGGCGGATTCGCGGTCGAACATGTTACTGATGCCGTGGGGCAAACAGCTGGCGCGACTGGTGATCGGCGAGTACCGCGAGTGGGAACCGTACAACGAGCAACAGAGCAGAAACTGGACGACTCGCTATCCGGTTGGCGCTCTCTTTCCGGTGATGGCAAGCGTCGACGCCGTCTCACGCCTTGATCCGGCGGAACTCAAGCGCCCGATCCTGGTGGTCTACTCGCCGAACGATAGTGTGGTGAACACGACCCGGATCGTCGAATGGTTTGACGGCACCGCCTCTGCTCCGAAAGCCCTTCTCGAGATACCGGACACCGGCGATCCGTCCGGACATATTCTTGCCGGCGATATCCTGTCGCCGGGAACGACGGAACGGCTGACGGTCGTGATTCAGCAGTTTCTCGATTCGCTTTGA
- a CDS encoding dephospho-CoA kinase, with protein MLTIGVTGGIGSGKSLVCDILEKSGACIFDADEVGKQLLTDDVEARREMVREFGPESYHTDGTLNRAYISSIVFADAERLAAINTIVHPRVFASFSRIRKQAESEGVALLVHEAALLFEAGGDRHVDATVYVDAPRWLRIRRVMDRDGRSRARVVARIKHQIPAYRGRELADYVIRNDGTPEQLAARVSQLLETLDRRFGTNTSHA; from the coding sequence ATGCTGACAATCGGTGTGACGGGCGGTATAGGAAGTGGGAAGTCGCTCGTGTGCGACATCCTGGAGAAGAGCGGCGCCTGCATCTTCGACGCAGACGAAGTCGGAAAGCAACTACTGACCGACGATGTCGAGGCGCGTCGCGAAATGGTCCGCGAGTTTGGACCGGAAAGCTATCACACCGACGGTACCCTCAATCGAGCTTACATATCCTCGATTGTCTTCGCTGATGCCGAAAGGCTAGCCGCTATCAACACCATCGTGCATCCGCGGGTGTTCGCCTCGTTTTCCCGAATTCGCAAACAGGCTGAGTCGGAGGGCGTCGCCCTGCTGGTTCACGAAGCGGCCCTGCTGTTCGAGGCGGGAGGTGACAGGCACGTCGACGCCACCGTATATGTGGACGCCCCGCGCTGGCTTAGAATCCGTCGCGTCATGGACCGTGACGGTCGGTCGCGCGCAAGGGTTGTTGCCCGCATCAAGCACCAGATTCCTGCCTACCGGGGACGGGAGCTGGCTGACTACGTGATTCGAAACGACGGCACGCCCGAGCAACTTGCCGCGCGTGTCTCGCAGCTACTCGAGACACTGGATCGACGCTTTGGTACGAACACCTCTCACGCATAG